The Pedobacter roseus genome contains a region encoding:
- a CDS encoding bifunctional YncE family protein/alkaline phosphatase family protein, whose amino-acid sequence MKKIYFLIVLCFLFIQKGFTQLPGKNEATQQILLPNGWKLSPAGHSLQLGDLPLNMQLSPSGKYLAITNNGQSTQSLQLIDAKTEKIIDEKVLSKSWYGIAFSKDEKHLYASGGNDNWILDFNIQNNKLVKSDTIKLGPIWPKGKISPAGIVVNKNNNKLFTVTKEDSSLYIINPVEKKILKKIQLPAIAYSCVLAADESKLYISLWGGKSVAVIDLAAENVERLIPIGDHPNELLLNKKGNTLFVANANDNTVSVINTLNNKVIETIATTLYATQLTGSTTNGLALSTNEKTLYIANADNNCLAVFDVSKPGVSQSQGFIPVGWYPTSVKVLGSKILVTNGKGNTSMANPQGPQPISKVDNSGYQMGSTANSRLQYIAGLFKGSLSFIDTPKPEQLKIYTKQVYANTPFTDKRTVTADGEAGNPIPRKQGEKSPIKHVFYIIKENRTYDQVLGDVVKGNGDSTLTLFGRKITPNQHAFAENYVLLDNFYVDAEVSADGHNWSMAAYATDVVEKTWPTSYGARGGSTTFEGGRPVTYPKGGFIWDYCQRAGVSYRSYGEFGDYGKANIKSLQGHMCAASPGFDMDIKDQVRVDAWQHDFDSLLVAGVVPQFSTLRISNDHTSGQKKGKYSPQAAVADNDLAVGRILEHLSHSKIWKESVVFILEDDAQNGPDHVDAHRSPAYVVGPYVKRNTPVHTMYSTSGFLRTMELILGLPPMSQYDAAAMPLYECFTATPDFTPYTVLQPLIDLDTRNVAVNESSKRSEMFNFAKEDSAPDLDLNEVVWKSVKGEQSVMPAPKRSAFVILEKKKKDDDD is encoded by the coding sequence ATGAAAAAAATATACTTTTTAATAGTGCTGTGTTTCCTTTTTATTCAAAAGGGATTTACACAGCTGCCTGGTAAAAACGAAGCCACCCAACAGATTTTATTACCAAATGGGTGGAAACTGAGTCCGGCGGGTCACTCCTTACAATTGGGCGATCTGCCATTAAATATGCAGTTAAGTCCATCGGGCAAGTACCTTGCCATTACCAATAACGGTCAAAGTACGCAGTCGCTTCAGTTGATTGATGCCAAAACCGAAAAAATCATCGATGAAAAAGTTTTGAGCAAATCGTGGTATGGCATTGCTTTTAGTAAAGATGAAAAACACCTTTATGCCTCAGGCGGTAACGATAACTGGATTTTAGATTTTAATATCCAGAACAATAAACTGGTGAAAAGCGACACCATTAAACTGGGACCGATATGGCCAAAAGGAAAAATCAGTCCAGCGGGGATTGTGGTTAATAAAAACAATAATAAATTATTTACCGTAACTAAAGAAGATAGTAGTTTATACATTATCAACCCTGTTGAAAAGAAAATCCTAAAGAAAATACAGCTGCCTGCAATTGCCTATAGCTGTGTTTTAGCTGCAGATGAAAGCAAGCTCTATATCTCACTCTGGGGCGGAAAATCTGTAGCGGTGATCGATCTCGCTGCTGAAAACGTTGAAAGGCTCATCCCTATAGGTGATCATCCAAACGAACTTTTACTCAATAAAAAGGGGAATACGTTGTTTGTGGCCAATGCAAATGATAATACAGTTTCGGTAATCAATACCCTGAACAACAAAGTAATTGAAACCATTGCTACTACACTTTATGCTACGCAATTAACCGGTTCAACCACCAACGGTTTAGCATTAAGCACCAATGAGAAAACCTTGTACATTGCCAATGCGGACAATAATTGTTTGGCCGTTTTTGATGTAAGTAAGCCCGGGGTAAGCCAGAGCCAGGGATTTATTCCGGTAGGCTGGTATCCAACGAGCGTTAAAGTATTGGGCTCGAAAATTTTGGTTACCAATGGCAAAGGCAATACCTCAATGGCCAATCCACAGGGGCCACAACCAATTTCTAAGGTAGATAACAGTGGTTACCAGATGGGAAGCACGGCAAATAGCAGGCTGCAATACATAGCAGGATTGTTTAAAGGATCATTGTCTTTTATAGATACGCCAAAACCAGAGCAATTAAAAATATACACTAAACAGGTTTATGCCAATACCCCGTTTACTGATAAACGCACGGTTACAGCCGATGGTGAAGCCGGAAACCCAATTCCGCGCAAACAAGGAGAAAAATCACCCATTAAACATGTTTTTTATATCATCAAAGAAAACAGAACTTACGATCAGGTACTTGGCGATGTTGTAAAAGGAAACGGCGATTCTACGTTAACGCTATTTGGAAGAAAAATTACCCCTAACCAGCATGCCTTTGCAGAAAACTATGTGTTGCTTGATAATTTTTATGTGGATGCAGAAGTAAGTGCTGATGGACACAATTGGAGTATGGCCGCTTATGCCACCGATGTAGTGGAAAAAACCTGGCCAACCAGTTATGGTGCACGCGGTGGCAGCACAACTTTCGAAGGGGGGCGGCCGGTTACCTATCCAAAAGGAGGTTTTATCTGGGATTACTGTCAGCGGGCAGGCGTAAGCTACCGCAGTTATGGAGAGTTTGGCGATTATGGCAAAGCAAATATCAAATCGCTGCAGGGCCACATGTGTGCGGCTTCACCGGGTTTCGATATGGACATTAAAGATCAGGTGAGGGTAGATGCCTGGCAGCACGATTTCGATTCTTTACTGGTGGCCGGTGTTGTACCTCAGTTTAGCACTTTAAGGATTTCAAACGACCATACCAGCGGACAAAAGAAAGGAAAATATTCGCCACAGGCCGCGGTTGCTGATAACGATTTAGCCGTAGGTCGTATTTTGGAACATTTATCGCATAGTAAAATCTGGAAAGAGTCTGTTGTGTTTATTTTGGAAGATGATGCACAGAATGGTCCTGACCATGTTGATGCACACCGTTCGCCGGCTTACGTGGTTGGCCCTTACGTAAAAAGGAATACCCCTGTTCATACCATGTATTCTACTTCAGGCTTTTTAAGAACGATGGAACTTATTTTAGGCCTGCCGCCAATGAGCCAGTACGATGCTGCAGCAATGCCTTTATATGAATGTTTTACCGCTACACCCGATTTTACACCTTACACTGTACTGCAGCCCCTGATCGATTTGGATACCCGGAATGTAGCCGTGAACGAGAGCAGTAAACGTTCCGAAATGTTTAACTTTGCAAAAGAAGATTCTGCACCCGATTTAGATTTGAATGAAGTGGTTTGGAAATCGGTTAAAGGCGAACAATCGGTAATGCCCGCACCAAAACGCAGTGCTTTCGTAATTTTGGAGAAAAAGAAAAAGGATGATGACGATTAG
- the msrA gene encoding peptide-methionine (S)-S-oxide reductase MsrA, whose protein sequence is MNTEKAILAGGCFWGVEELIRHYPGVISTVVGYTGGDVPNATYRNHGTHAEAIEVTFDPTVLTYRKLLEYFFQIHDPSTRNRQGNDVGASYRSAIFYNSEEQKNTADALIAELDASGKWPGKIVTEVVPETDFWNAEEEHQDYLQKNPYGYTCHFERPEWKL, encoded by the coding sequence ATGAATACTGAAAAAGCCATTCTTGCAGGCGGGTGCTTTTGGGGAGTAGAAGAACTTATCCGTCATTACCCAGGTGTAATTTCTACGGTTGTAGGTTATACCGGTGGAGATGTCCCAAATGCCACTTACAGGAACCATGGAACACATGCCGAAGCCATTGAAGTTACCTTTGATCCCACTGTTTTAACCTACCGTAAGTTATTGGAATATTTTTTCCAGATCCATGATCCGAGCACACGTAACAGACAAGGAAATGATGTTGGTGCATCGTACCGATCGGCCATATTTTATAATAGTGAAGAACAAAAAAATACGGCCGATGCATTAATTGCAGAACTGGATGCATCAGGCAAGTGGCCGGGCAAAATTGTAACCGAAGTGGTACCTGAAACCGATTTCTGGAATGCGGAAGAAGAACATCAGGATTATTTACAGAAAAACCCTTATGGTTATACCTGCCATTTCGAAAGACCAGAATGGAAGTTGTAA
- a CDS encoding YdcF family protein, translating to MKSFYTFLLLCLFCKGLSAQDLPRQSYPLIRTRNEVQYKNYYLLTLFQQLPDLRKMLSADTALRHIQKSKTVQLNEALKNCKAEIQCYAKALKFSFLEIEHISARLATIYAEDNALGKLVREHLIPSGCYSLYGKESNKNLLIKAWEQDINAINYAIGVYVEGNKPNYPKIDSISFSLKDKEYAELTAANASLTLQNKDNLFFEPAMQFALTALELNERNDAADYEPMLKGVNLRAFNQIKKTDWKKYPYSVILVPGAGPEEKEVALSAGGMIRCRLAALQYQKGAAPFIVVSGGRVHPYKTKFSEAYEMKKFLMETLRIPESAIIMEPHARHTTTNLRNCARLIFRYGMPVDKAGMVCTVKSQSYYITDILPERCKKELGYYPYKNGKRLSETESEFYLNTASLQIDFDEPLDP from the coding sequence ATGAAATCCTTTTATACTTTCCTCTTACTCTGTCTTTTTTGCAAAGGCTTATCAGCACAGGATCTACCTCGTCAATCTTACCCTTTAATCAGGACCAGAAACGAAGTACAATACAAAAATTATTACCTGCTCACCTTATTTCAGCAACTGCCCGACCTGCGCAAAATGCTATCGGCTGACACCGCATTACGGCATATACAGAAATCAAAAACTGTACAGCTAAATGAGGCTTTAAAAAATTGCAAGGCCGAAATACAATGTTATGCTAAAGCTTTAAAATTTTCTTTTTTAGAAATTGAACATATTAGTGCCCGGTTGGCAACTATTTACGCTGAAGATAATGCTTTAGGAAAACTGGTGAGGGAGCACTTGATTCCTTCTGGCTGCTACAGCCTATACGGTAAGGAATCAAATAAAAACCTTTTAATCAAAGCCTGGGAACAGGATATCAATGCCATTAATTACGCCATTGGGGTATATGTTGAGGGGAATAAACCCAATTATCCTAAAATCGATTCTATAAGCTTCAGTTTGAAGGATAAAGAATATGCAGAACTCACCGCAGCCAATGCCAGTTTAACACTTCAAAATAAGGACAACCTGTTTTTTGAACCGGCCATGCAGTTTGCCTTAACGGCTTTAGAACTGAACGAAAGAAACGATGCGGCCGATTATGAACCGATGTTAAAAGGTGTAAATCTTAGAGCTTTTAACCAGATCAAAAAAACAGATTGGAAAAAATATCCTTACAGTGTGATTTTAGTTCCTGGTGCGGGACCTGAGGAAAAAGAGGTTGCGCTAAGCGCCGGTGGTATGATCCGTTGCCGTTTAGCCGCTTTGCAGTACCAGAAAGGTGCGGCACCGTTCATCGTGGTTTCAGGCGGACGGGTACATCCCTATAAAACCAAGTTTAGTGAAGCTTATGAAATGAAGAAATTTTTAATGGAGACGCTCCGGATACCCGAAAGTGCCATTATCATGGAGCCGCATGCCCGCCACACCACCACCAACCTGCGCAATTGCGCAAGGCTGATTTTCAGATACGGTATGCCGGTAGATAAAGCTGGGATGGTTTGTACCGTAAAATCTCAGAGCTATTACATCACCGATATCCTGCCAGAGCGCTGTAAAAAAGAACTGGGCTATTATCCTTACAAAAACGGAAAACGTCTGAGTGAAACCGAATCAGAATTTTACCTGAATACCGCTTCCTTACAGATAGATTTTGATGAACCTTTAGATCCATAA
- a CDS encoding SusC/RagA family TonB-linked outer membrane protein, protein MTSFFLTAGIKNTCRKLLLPLGLLAICNSDALAVNHGMFAPGLHRKTFASVSGTVTDQNNQPLPGVSVFEKKTKKTTVTDINGKYLINVDEGAVLVFSYIGYDNQEVVVNGRQNINIILKESSNTLNEVVAIGYQKIRKSDVTGAISSVKASEMNLTSPTVGQALVGKVAGVQVSQTSGAPYSGTKIRVRGIGSINASSDPLYVIDGYPAGNNVSINPEDIETIDILKDAASAAIYGSRASGGVVLITTKRGTDGKGKFEYDVQGGVSQLAKKVKLLDANQFIQLLIDGRNNAYKDLWVNSGKTWNDAMFSDNNTTRIANVGNGSSVSIPADLYNFSTQQAIPATYNTDWQDELYRNAAFQRHNLSFSGGTKDVKYFLSGGYQNNDGIVTNTNQKVTNFRGNIEGKVSERLRVGANIAYTNNDNREVQEGRYNLSPMMSALIYLPYLPARDANGNPVQFGMGALSSQYGIQNPENPLATVEQLKITRKSNRSSYNANATYKILEGLNFKANLGTQTYNEKYDYYLPTSLSSGNTPPYSPESIRAANAIAQTLSQVDQLAEFTLNYNKTFGKHSIDVLGGYSAQKTSSDQIRVAASGFQNDYIGEITDKGADAGFFTLDRNRTGKTVTTLLSYFGRFSYNYAGKYFLTGSFRRDGSSRFGPLNKYGNFPSIAAGWNLSDESFYNNFLGEQSRVKLRASWGLSGNNNIPDYRTQQELNAPGGAVFGSAISTAIWPSSIQDRRLGWESTSQFNFGTDISLFKNRVSIMANYYLSYSFNLLFNKPLSAIAGSSTILTNLTDSKVRNKGFDLQIDGKIIQNGDFTLGLSGNIAANRNKVLDLGGNSTIFTAGAERSYITHVTQEGQPIGMFYGFKVLGRITADNLGKVAPSASSTNPAKIGDLYFQDTDGNGIVNDADKTVIGTPYAKFTYGFALNTSYKTFDLRASFNGSYGNQVLDGQDYYLYNFEGSGNQYAEVADRYRNESNPGSGLNYRASRAGTQSNSTRLSSFYIQDGSYFRCTNITLGYSFPKQLANTLKVSNIRVYASVDNAFTITNYKGYNPEVDYSAGNNLAPGVDYGNYPLARTYNLGIKLTF, encoded by the coding sequence ATGACATCATTTTTTTTAACCGCCGGTATAAAAAATACCTGCCGGAAATTGCTTTTGCCTTTAGGGTTACTGGCCATCTGTAATTCAGACGCACTAGCAGTAAACCACGGTATGTTTGCACCAGGCTTACACCGTAAAACATTTGCTTCAGTGAGCGGAACGGTTACCGACCAAAACAACCAACCTTTACCAGGCGTAAGTGTATTTGAAAAAAAGACAAAAAAAACAACGGTTACCGATATAAATGGTAAATATTTAATCAATGTTGATGAAGGCGCTGTGCTGGTATTTTCATACATCGGTTACGATAACCAGGAAGTGGTGGTTAATGGCCGCCAAAATATTAATATCATTTTAAAAGAAAGCAGCAATACTTTAAATGAAGTGGTGGCTATCGGGTACCAGAAAATCAGGAAATCTGATGTAACAGGTGCCATCAGCAGCGTTAAGGCCAGCGAAATGAACTTAACTTCACCTACTGTTGGTCAGGCTTTAGTGGGTAAGGTTGCCGGGGTACAGGTATCGCAAACCAGTGGTGCACCCTATTCGGGCACTAAAATCAGGGTGAGGGGTATCGGTTCTATTAATGCCAGTTCCGATCCATTATATGTAATTGATGGTTATCCGGCCGGAAATAATGTATCTATCAACCCTGAGGATATTGAAACCATCGACATTTTAAAGGATGCAGCCTCTGCAGCCATTTATGGTTCCAGAGCATCGGGTGGGGTAGTGTTAATTACCACCAAAAGAGGTACTGACGGAAAGGGAAAGTTTGAATACGATGTTCAGGGTGGTGTTTCTCAGTTGGCTAAAAAAGTGAAACTATTGGATGCCAACCAGTTTATCCAATTGCTAATTGATGGAAGAAACAATGCTTATAAAGATTTATGGGTAAACTCGGGTAAAACCTGGAATGATGCCATGTTTAGCGATAACAACACTACCCGTATTGCCAATGTAGGTAACGGAAGCAGCGTAAGTATTCCAGCGGATCTTTATAATTTTAGCACTCAACAGGCCATTCCGGCAACCTATAATACCGATTGGCAGGACGAGCTTTACCGCAATGCTGCTTTTCAGCGCCATAACCTTTCATTTTCGGGCGGTACCAAAGATGTTAAATACTTTTTAAGTGGTGGTTATCAGAATAACGACGGTATTGTTACCAACACTAATCAAAAAGTAACCAACTTTAGAGGCAATATTGAGGGCAAAGTGAGCGAGCGCTTACGTGTAGGCGCAAATATTGCTTATACAAATAACGATAACAGAGAGGTACAGGAAGGTCGTTATAATTTAAGTCCGATGATGTCTGCATTAATTTATTTGCCTTATCTGCCTGCAAGAGATGCCAACGGCAACCCTGTTCAGTTTGGTATGGGTGCTTTGTCTTCTCAATACGGTATCCAGAACCCCGAAAACCCTTTGGCTACAGTTGAGCAGTTAAAGATTACCAGAAAAAGCAATAGAAGTAGTTATAATGCTAATGCTACTTACAAAATTTTAGAGGGACTTAATTTTAAGGCTAACTTAGGAACACAAACATACAACGAAAAATACGATTATTATTTGCCTACCAGCTTAAGTAGTGGCAATACCCCACCTTACTCGCCCGAATCGATTAGGGCCGCAAATGCCATAGCACAAACCCTTAGTCAGGTAGATCAACTGGCAGAGTTTACTTTAAATTACAATAAAACATTCGGTAAACATAGCATAGATGTTTTAGGCGGTTATTCTGCTCAGAAAACATCCAGCGATCAGATTAGGGTAGCGGCAAGCGGATTTCAAAATGATTACATTGGTGAAATTACAGATAAAGGAGCGGATGCAGGTTTTTTTACATTAGACCGTAACAGAACTGGTAAAACAGTAACCACTTTACTTTCTTACTTTGGCCGTTTCAGTTATAATTATGCCGGCAAATACTTTTTAACCGGTTCCTTCCGTCGCGATGGTTCATCCAGGTTTGGTCCGTTAAACAAGTATGGTAACTTCCCTTCGATAGCCGCGGGCTGGAATTTATCTGATGAAAGTTTTTACAATAACTTTTTAGGTGAACAATCTAGGGTTAAACTAAGGGCCAGCTGGGGCTTAAGCGGAAATAACAATATCCCAGATTACCGTACACAGCAAGAGCTAAACGCACCAGGTGGTGCAGTTTTCGGTAGTGCGATTTCTACCGCCATTTGGCCAAGTAGTATTCAGGATAGAAGATTAGGATGGGAATCTACTTCCCAGTTTAACTTCGGTACGGATATCAGTCTGTTCAAAAACCGTGTATCCATCATGGCGAATTACTACTTAAGTTACTCTTTCAACTTGTTGTTTAACAAACCGCTTTCGGCAATTGCTGGCAGTTCAACAATTTTAACTAATCTTACTGATAGTAAGGTGCGTAATAAGGGCTTCGATTTGCAGATTGATGGCAAAATTATCCAAAATGGAGACTTTACTTTGGGCTTAAGCGGAAACATCGCGGCAAACCGGAATAAGGTTTTAGACCTTGGCGGTAACAGTACAATATTTACGGCCGGTGCAGAACGCTCGTACATTACACATGTTACGCAAGAGGGCCAGCCAATTGGTATGTTTTATGGATTTAAGGTTTTGGGACGGATTACGGCCGATAATTTAGGCAAAGTTGCCCCATCAGCTTCTTCTACCAACCCGGCGAAAATCGGCGATCTGTATTTTCAGGATACCGATGGAAACGGCATTGTTAACGATGCGGATAAAACTGTAATCGGCACACCATATGCGAAATTTACTTATGGTTTCGCCCTAAATACCTCTTACAAAACTTTCGATTTAAGAGCATCGTTCAACGGATCGTACGGGAACCAGGTTTTAGATGGACAGGATTATTACCTGTACAACTTTGAAGGCTCTGGAAACCAATATGCAGAGGTTGCTGACCGTTACAGAAATGAATCTAATCCGGGCAGTGGTTTAAATTACCGTGCATCGCGTGCGGGTACGCAAAGTAACAGTACACGTTTATCGTCTTTCTATATACAGGATGGATCTTACTTCAGGTGTACCAACATTACTTTAGGTTACAGTTTTCCAAAGCAACTGGCCAATACGCTTAAGGTGAGCAATATCCGTGTTTATGCGAGTGTAGATAATGCCTTCACCATTACCAATTATAAAGGTTATAACCCTGAGGTAGATTATAGCGCAGGTAATAACCTTGCCCCTGGTGTTGATTATGGAAACTACCCATTAGCAAGAACCTATAACCTTGGTATCAAATTGACTTTTTAG
- a CDS encoding RagB/SusD family nutrient uptake outer membrane protein: protein MKKHIYKVLALSTILSLGACKKDFLNQSNPNAIAVENYFKTENDVLLAVNGVYQSLRSSNTLGENSGLFTDERSDDAGRNDNQSNAGEPFQFNDFSLLPSNSYLKSHWLALYEAIGRTNVVLTNIDKVSFANAATKENYKAEAKFIRAIMYFELVRKWGPVPVVTKQLSTADEVKENTFRVPEADVYNQIVTDLKEGLNSTLPNFQTGANVGRTSKAAINAYLGKVYLTMAATLSANKTENLSNANTYLMAAYNMKTFGNLTEIPYVDVFDVTKKTTCKELIFQISNKQGDISFSSSIAANNQAKGETINSLKPSTGIGGNVKLDLINEYEASDLRKDFSVKFANDQIVKDWFITKFRDASQGATNAGYGGNDWILMRYADVILMLAEVNMLQGNDAVAIQYLDMVRTRAGMSVYAVAKTDATYTAKFPTLKLAILHERRVEFAFEHQRWFDLIRNFTAAELVTYLKAKPQSAYGIAKLANVTTKDRYFPIPFDEVKLDPVKMYQNPGY from the coding sequence ATGAAAAAACATATTTATAAAGTATTGGCCCTAAGCACCATTTTAAGTTTGGGTGCCTGTAAAAAAGATTTTTTAAATCAAAGTAACCCCAATGCCATTGCTGTAGAGAATTATTTCAAAACAGAAAATGATGTACTGCTGGCTGTTAATGGGGTTTACCAATCGCTTAGAAGCAGCAATACCCTTGGCGAAAACAGCGGCCTGTTTACCGATGAGCGCTCGGATGATGCGGGTAGAAATGATAACCAGAGCAATGCTGGTGAACCATTTCAGTTTAATGATTTTTCGCTCCTGCCAAGCAACTCTTATTTAAAAAGTCATTGGTTAGCACTTTATGAGGCCATTGGTAGAACTAATGTTGTATTGACAAACATTGATAAAGTATCTTTTGCTAATGCGGCTACCAAAGAGAATTATAAGGCAGAGGCCAAGTTTATCAGGGCGATTATGTATTTCGAACTGGTTAGGAAATGGGGCCCAGTACCCGTAGTAACTAAACAGCTTAGCACAGCCGACGAGGTAAAAGAAAATACTTTTCGCGTTCCTGAAGCGGATGTATACAACCAGATTGTAACCGATTTAAAGGAAGGGCTTAACAGTACGTTGCCAAATTTTCAAACTGGCGCGAACGTGGGTAGAACTTCGAAAGCGGCAATAAATGCGTATTTGGGTAAGGTTTATTTAACAATGGCGGCTACATTATCGGCAAATAAAACCGAAAACCTAAGCAATGCGAATACTTATCTGATGGCAGCTTACAATATGAAAACATTTGGCAACTTAACAGAAATACCCTATGTGGATGTATTTGATGTTACCAAGAAAACTACTTGCAAAGAATTAATTTTTCAGATTTCTAACAAGCAGGGCGATATCAGTTTTAGCTCGAGCATTGCGGCAAACAACCAGGCCAAAGGCGAAACCATCAACTCGCTTAAACCTTCCACGGGGATTGGTGGTAATGTAAAACTTGATTTGATCAATGAGTATGAAGCAAGCGATTTAAGAAAGGATTTCTCGGTTAAATTCGCGAATGATCAGATTGTTAAGGACTGGTTTATTACCAAATTCCGCGACGCGAGTCAAGGGGCAACCAATGCAGGTTATGGAGGCAACGATTGGATACTTATGCGCTATGCCGATGTAATTTTGATGCTGGCAGAAGTTAATATGTTGCAGGGCAATGATGCCGTAGCCATTCAATATTTGGATATGGTAAGAACAAGAGCAGGCATGTCGGTTTATGCTGTTGCCAAAACCGATGCCACTTATACTGCTAAATTTCCGACATTAAAACTCGCTATTTTACACGAACGCAGGGTAGAATTTGCTTTCGAACACCAAAGATGGTTTGATCTGATTAGAAATTTTACCGCTGCAGAACTGGTTACCTATTTAAAGGCTAAACCGCAATCTGCCTATGGTATTGCTAAACTTGCTAACGTAACCACCAAAGACAGGTATTTTCCGATTCCTTTTGATGAGGTGAAATTGGATCCGGTTAAAATGTACCAAAATCCGGGGTATTAA